From Halobacterium sp. R2-5, the proteins below share one genomic window:
- a CDS encoding DUF5518 domain-containing protein: MVDWRAVLTGFVVEVVLGMFAFALPGVGHAAAGLVGGFVAGWMADDGVWGGAVHGFLAGALGGLLVAAVVLVLGLVLSATGLLPAGLLGLGIGAFALVVFGLLALDSAIAGAVGGFLA; encoded by the coding sequence ATGGTAGATTGGCGTGCTGTCCTCACTGGGTTCGTCGTGGAGGTCGTACTCGGCATGTTCGCGTTCGCGCTGCCGGGCGTGGGCCACGCCGCCGCCGGCCTCGTCGGCGGGTTCGTCGCCGGCTGGATGGCCGACGACGGCGTCTGGGGCGGCGCCGTCCACGGCTTCCTCGCGGGCGCCCTGGGCGGCCTGCTCGTCGCCGCCGTCGTCCTCGTGCTGGGGCTCGTGCTCTCCGCGACCGGCCTGCTGCCGGCGGGCCTGCTCGGGCTCGGTATCGGCGCGTTCGCGCTCGTGGTGTTCGGCCTGCTCGCCCTCGACAGCGCCATCGCGGGCGCCGTCGGCGGCTTCCTCGCCTAG